tataattcaattttgtgtttaaagaacaatatcaaaaatgtctttcgtatgtaaaaataacattttgcaagcgcgagttgtgtctttttattgtaacacaaaattttatataaaacttatgtttttttgtacattactaaatttaattttttaaaataattattatgtaatttcaaagtgaattttatctctgaggtctaatatattttgtgtgtaatggttcaaagcattttcgatatatattatatttcagtttggtttgtttttagtattattgtataagtataatactatacaatattactatattctatacaatatatgaagctatgtgttatttgttttagaaagtagattaggcccaacgtagttataagaatagtcatatctttatgtatgtgtttatgacttatctacctaatgttattcgtactaatataattaatacggccaatgaaagtatactgatcaatttaaaatgaattgtatagggtaattatagaacgattaatatttttagtattcttattatatatcttatttaaatcgacatttaataaatgtaaaaatcatatatggaatatggacaaaaagaagaactgtatttaaggaaatatataaattcaaagttagactatagtacgtattatatataaataatgaaacatttaatttaaatatatgaggtccacttttaaaaatccacctagaagaagttgtaatgttcctgttttaataagatagatttgatTTTTCTTATACGTACGATTTCCAATCTGTTAACTCTTAATCCTgctttttatcttcttctttttttttgttcaaacctGCTTTTTATCTTCTTAGTTTAATGAATTATCTGTTTGGTTGTCTCCGACATACATGTGTACACAAGCATATAAATCGGTCTAAACTTAGAAGATTCAAAACCTAGTAAACTTTCTTACAAGAACAGAGTTTACTATATACTcaaggaaaaaaataagaaaacaaatttatctcaaggaaaaagaagaagaatggtgAAGGTTGAAGGAGACACTATATATACTATACTCAAGAATAAAAGTGTCTCTTAGTGTAATACTGTCTTCTTATGTTAGTTTTCAAttctttttgtaaataaatagttGTTTGTTAGTGGTAAGAAGGAATATGGTCTATAATACAAGACTCAATGGTCTTggatatacacatataaacGAAGAGTATTGGCGGATGGGTCATCATCGTAAACAGAATGCATAACATCACAATGGCAATTCTTAAGGTTTTATCGTTACTAACTTGCGTTTTCTACCATGTCTAAATAAACAAATTCTTGTGGAAATCGTTGTATGGCCGACTATCCAAGATCTCGATTATACAATTAGTATTTATGCTCAAATTTCCACAAAGTTATTCAACCAGTCACATTCTTCCTCCAGAATATAGTTGTACCTCAAGACATATTTTATCAACCATGCCAAGTCGCATACTACATTAAGAACCAACATTAATTTGCGTAATACAAGacatatatatctatactatatatttcCCTTTTGAGATGGCCTAAAGGCCAATGGGATATAATTTGTTAACAGGTTTAACTTTAACAATCATCTATCACGTGAATAAAGaatacaaacataaaacaatatataaaagaCCACGAGATTTATTTCTTTTACTAAAATGTCACCACGCGAAATTGccacaaaatatataactaattcaTGTGTGAAAGTGTAATGTATTCACATGATAATCTATTCTCGGATGAGTTCGATCGCTGTTGCAATTTACACGCTACTGTCACATTCGAGAGGCAAATACAGTACGTGTTAAAGTGTAATGTATACTCATGATAATCTATCTTTATATGGACAGTATAAGCTTTAACCAAGTAGGGATAGGGCGATGCATTTTGGGAACAAATAAAACTGTACACTTGAGATAGGCTGGTCTAGTCAGGTTAACAGGGAACCATTCTATACATCTCAAAATGATGGATACGTTATAATGGCACTTGCAAAATAAAAGGTAAAGATGCTCTTGACTCGAGTTTTGTAAACCAGTGGGAAATACTTGGCTCCAAAAAGAGGTCTTAGGAAACGTATAACAAGCTTTTCAGACACaaagttgttttctttttagCGCTGAAAGATGAATAAGAAAAATTGATAACCGGGACGGGGAGACATAACCCCCCACCTGCTTTATTGTAAAGGGAGAAAAAAATGGTTTAATTATGAGCATTGGCTTCAACCTTGTGAGGCTTCGTCATCTGCaggtgaaaaaaaaagagtaatttGTCAGTACTTGGCATTCGATAATCAGATTCATAGAACATTTTCTCCGGCTATATAGAGATATCCAAGAGTTAGAGAAAAACATTTTCGGTACTTCTGCTAAAGAGAGAAGAATCCGTGACCAGTATTAGCAAACAAGACGATGAAATTAAGTAAACATTTTGGTAACATATACACAGGAGGAGACTAGTAACTTCAGTAGCAACATTCAGAGAAAAAGGATACCACAAACCccaaattatgaaataaaaggAATATAAGATTAGAACTCAGACGCAAAACAACGGAGGAGCAGAAACAAAGTAACAAAAGGACCAAACTAATGATTCGTATCTATAGATAAGACCAccgactttttttttgaaatatccATCAATTCAAATCCGACAATCATCAATCAATCAGATGGCGATTCAAGAAAAATTAATCAGGAAGAGAAAGTGGACTTACCTTCAAGAACTTGAGCTTCATGCTCCCGTAGACGAGACCCACGCTAAAAGCCGAAGCACGAGCCACCTTTTTCATCCGACCAAATATAGACTcagtaaaaaaaagttatttttttaaacttacgaatgagagagagagagagagagaggatacATACAAGAGCAAGAGAGCTGGTGCCGGAATAAAGTCCTGGAGGCAGCGTCATCGCCGAATCCCTATGTCGTCTTCGCTGAAACAAAAACCCTAAATTCCCAAATCGATCCAAGCTTCTGAAAACTCTCGCGATTCGTGATGGTGGCgcgatccgatccgatccgatccTCTATAGAGCTGATTGTTGGGCTCTTAATGGGCCTCGGAGTTTTCTGAAGTGTGAATAAATGAGCCTAGTTAGGAGTTTTCTTCAGGAGTTACTGAAATGCGGCGTTAAATGGGCCTAATTAAGCTTTCTTCAAGAGAtgccaaaaataatatattttaggatttatTTGAAATTCTGGATGTATAAATTTGAAAGAACTAGAAAaggtctttttttctttttagtttatgtGTTTTCACAAaacttgaattttatttataaaatccttttatatcaatttttttattagaatGATTTAAGCTAggtatttaaaagattttattgagtttttttttatttgtcaaatttcagATAAATCATCGTATATCTTTTTCATTTACATATGCGGTACTGATAAACAACACTTCGCGATACAGTTCTCCCTGATTAACAGTTCATTATGTTTGTGCACCATCTTCTGTCGACATATTATTTTTGCAGTACACGACCGAGACAGACAGTTTTGTTTGTATCACTCTAAACGTTTCAATAAACTTTATGTGTTATAATATACAAGAAATCGAATTCTCTGAGAATCAAACCTTACACCTTAAATCCCAAAATCTATTGAGGTTAGATTCAGAAATACAATTGAAAGttttttcagtttaataatCATGTATTTCTCTGAATGACAACACAATTATGACAACACAATAATTAATATCTCTCATATTTTTTCTAGGTCCACTTTCAATCTCTTTCATGGGGGTCATATCCAAATAAATAGTATCCGATTATCACCACGATCAAATTTAttgtttcattaaataatatattggcTCGGTCTTTTATTTCTGCTTTGATGTTTCTTATATCAAATTTTGCACATTTAATTGGAAAATCGGATTCAGGAGAGGAAAGAAAAGGACATGAAACCACCAACATTTATTATAGTATAGTCGACATGTCAACGTGCTGTTTTCACCGCAGCCACACTATCACTACTAGTCTACTATATTTTCTAGTTTAGTGGTGTTTGTCTAGGGATATTGACATATTGTCTAAAGTGCTAGCATTCACCAGTATACGGTTGGACATGTAACGAAGATGATTATGAACTGTATTCTTTCTTCTGAAAGTTCTCATATGAAAGATCGATCATATGATTGGTTCATACAACTACTAAGTAACTAAAAGAATCAAAAACATTCCCGGAGAAATATCAACCTTTGACTTAGAATATGGGCTGAGAATCGGACGAAGGTGGAGGATCAACAAAGTTGAAAATGCTGTCCAAATAGTTCTTGTTATCCTCGAAGTAGTTGTTGCACTCACCACCACCACTATTCTCACCGTGATCCCTCTCGTTTTTATCGGCGGAGAAACTCCGTCCTAGTGTATCGCCTCCTAACAACAGACCCGTGAAGCCTTCTTCGACTCCTTCGAAAATCGTTGTACTGATCCAGTCGTTTTCTGGTTCTTTGACCAGAGCCAGACCCGTGGATGATGATCCAGTGAACTCCATCTTCGCGGTCGATTGTTCCTTCATGTCCGAGAATGAAACTGTTGATGTCGGAGATtcaagttgttgttgttgatctgCATTGCCTACAAAAGatagaaaaaaatcaaacaaactgCAGATAGTTCGTGTCTAtgttctgttctttttttttttttaccttggtttgtttttgttgtcCATGTCTTACGAGTGAATCCATGATGGGATGATGCTTTGGTCTGGTAATGAAGAAGCTTTGATTCCCTAGCAAGCCTTGCTTCAGCTTCAAGCCTAGCACTTTCCCACTGAGCCATGTGGCTAAGTGTGGCTGCGTTCTTGGACAAACCAAGAGGAGTCTCGTTTTTGCGTTTATGAGTCACTGGATCAATCCCCATTTTAACCAACCGTTTCTTCAAATGAGTGTTCCAGTAGTTCTTGATCTCATTGTCTGTTCTCTTTGGCAAGTGAGTTGCTATCGCCGACCACCTGTTTCCTAACAGAGCATGGAGCTGAATGATGGTTTGTTCTTCTTGCAAGTTGAATTTGCCTCTTTTGATGTCGGGTCTCAAGTAGTTAGTCCATCTTAGTCTGCAACTCTTCCCGCATCGATGTAGACCTGAGGTTGAGGAATGAAGGAAGATAAATGATAAAAgaatgtttttgaaatatttagaagAGCACAAAAGATGATAGGgagaaattcatttttaattaccAGCTTTCTCAGGCAATGAACGCCAACTTCCATGTCCATGTTCTTCAATATAAGCCAAAAGTTTATGGTCTTCTTCTGGTGTCCAAGGCCCTTTCTTCAAACCCAATTTGTCGCAGCACGGTGATCTACCCATTTTTTCTTCCCCAAGAAAACCAAAACTCTCTTAGTGTGTGTAATAAAAGATAATCTCATCCATCACCATAAGAGCACAAAGGAATGGTCGTTTTGGCTACAGTTGTAGAATTGTTACAAGTGAAGCTTATCTGAGAGAGTGATGAAGGATGATATATAGGGGAAAGAAAGACAGAGTACACGCgagaaaaaatgaaatgaatCCCCTGTTTTCCCGGCTCTCTCACATGGATGAGCATTTATTTTCAATGGGGTCTCCAGAAGTTATTATCTTTTGTGACTCAAAGACCTGGAATAACAAGTTCCCCTCTCTACCATAACTCTGAGAGAAAGGGAGAGATAACACACACTAAAGCAAAAAAGGCGGTGATCTTTTATCACCTGCCACTGTGACTTCTTTATACCTCAAGATGAAAGCGGTTATTTCTTGTGCTAGAAGTAAATTCAGGTCTCTAGCTTCTATCTAGCCCTCATCACTCTGATGATCTTGTATATTAAAACTAGATAAACCCCTTAGATTTATGGGTTCTGCAAACTTTTTCGCCTTCGAGGTATCCGGTTTTAGGACTCTAGTTTCATCAATCATTCATTTGTTATGTTATCATTGTTCTTCCTCATTGAACTTGCCTATAATGTTAACACTATGGTTGTGATAAAAAGAATAAGATGCCTTTGGTTTGTTTTAGTTACCCTCAGGTTACTTTTACAGGTAGTCTGAGGCCTTAAAGTCCACAAGGTTCTCAATGTATTACCCTCTATGTATATGTATAGTACTATAACTAGTACTCTCTTATTAAGACACTACATTATTGGTTTCTATTTTCACTTTTCTTACGCTCATCAACCATTACTAAAAGGAGTAGATTACTAAATGCTGTTAAAAAGGTGGTGACTAATAGGAAACTGACACTAACAAATCAATGAGACAGATAGCATGAAGtaggagaaaacttagtagtTGCAAGTAAATCCATTATTCCAAAGACTTTCTTCACAACTCAAATGTCTTGTTCTCTGATATGGTAGAATTATAACCCGTGTAAACATGCAAACAGAGACATCATGGCTACAATGAAATTCACACGCAACAGTATATAAGGTATGCGCAAAATTAACATACAATAATAGTCTTGTGAAGAAAATATCGTGATACACGGCATTATGCTTCCTAAATGATTTAGGAATCATTTTGTGGTTGTAGAGAAATTACGTCCTTCTTGCTGAAAAGGCTTCTCTTGTGCAGTGGTTTCTTCATCATTTAATGACATGTTCATTGGCTGGTGGTGTCAAGTCAGTGACTCATAGAGTGTGAAAATTTCcacatataacaaaaaaaacaataacaaacaATGTATTCAGAATCATTTGGACATCCTCTGAGAACACAGTAGCATCACCACTTTCACATCAGTTCAAAACATAGACATCCGGAACCTAAACCTTCTTGGATTGATGTTTATATGATTGTAGTACCTTGCAGGTGT
The sequence above is drawn from the Raphanus sativus cultivar WK10039 chromosome 7, ASM80110v3, whole genome shotgun sequence genome and encodes:
- the LOC108815907 gene encoding uncharacterized protein LOC108815907, translating into MTLPPGLYSGTSSLALVARASAFSVGLVYGSMKLKFLKMTKPHKVEANAHN
- the LOC108814964 gene encoding transcription factor MYB16, which produces MGRSPCCDKLGLKKGPWTPEEDHKLLAYIEEHGHGSWRSLPEKAGLHRCGKSCRLRWTNYLRPDIKRGKFNLQEEQTIIQLHALLGNRWSAIATHLPKRTDNEIKNYWNTHLKKRLVKMGIDPVTHKRKNETPLGLSKNAATLSHMAQWESARLEAEARLARESKLLHYQTKASSHHGFTRKTWTTKTNQGNADQQQQLESPTSTVSFSDMKEQSTAKMEFTGSSSTGLALVKEPENDWISTTIFEGVEEGFTGLLLGGDTLGRSFSADKNERDHGENSGGGECNNYFEDNKNYLDSIFNFVDPPPSSDSQPIF